The following are encoded in a window of Sutcliffiella horikoshii genomic DNA:
- a CDS encoding HNH endonuclease family protein, producing the protein MLKIKKSMLIVFAFILSFTALQLDPPSVSALPPGTPSKSEAQSQLNSLTVKSEGPMTGYSRDEFPHWIGQGNGCDTRQIVLQRDADYYSGDCPVTSGKWYSYFDGVIVYSPSEIDIDHVVPMAEAWRSGASSWTTEQRRAFANDLNGPQLIAVTASVNRSKGDQDPSTWQPPRTGARCAYAKWWINTKYRWDLHLQSSEKTALQTMLNGCVY; encoded by the coding sequence ATGCTGAAGATTAAGAAGTCCATGTTGATTGTTTTTGCATTTATCCTGTCGTTCACAGCTCTACAGCTTGATCCACCATCCGTGTCAGCCCTTCCACCTGGTACACCGTCCAAATCAGAAGCTCAATCTCAATTGAACTCATTGACAGTGAAATCAGAAGGCCCAATGACCGGGTACTCACGAGATGAATTCCCACATTGGATAGGTCAAGGAAATGGATGCGACACACGCCAAATTGTCCTGCAACGCGATGCCGACTATTACAGTGGCGATTGTCCAGTCACTTCTGGAAAATGGTATAGTTACTTTGATGGTGTTATTGTGTATTCTCCATCGGAAATTGATATTGATCACGTTGTCCCAATGGCTGAAGCTTGGCGTTCCGGGGCTAGCAGCTGGACCACAGAACAGCGCCGTGCTTTTGCCAACGATCTCAACGGACCTCAGTTAATTGCCGTGACAGCAAGCGTCAATCGGTCCAAAGGGGACCAAGATCCATCTACATGGCAGCCACCTCGTACTGGAGCTCGCTGCGCATATGCGAAGTGGTGGATAAATACGAAATATCGTTGGGACTTACACCTTCAATCATCAGAAAAAACTGCATTGCAAACAATGCTTAACGGCTGTGTTTACTAA
- a CDS encoding GNAT family N-acetyltransferase, translated as MDIVIRQERQEDYRITEHVVRRAFEQAEYSDKKEHFLVQRLRKSDAFIPKLSLVALDEKKEIVGHILLTSVKIVNQNEENESLALAPVSVAPEYQSKGVGKTLIREAIQRAIALRHTSIIVLGHKDYYPKFGFKRADLWNISAPFPVPAESFMALELTEGSLQHVQGTVVYPKEFME; from the coding sequence ATGGATATAGTTATCAGGCAAGAAAGACAAGAAGATTATAGAATCACAGAACATGTTGTTCGACGTGCTTTTGAGCAAGCTGAATATAGCGACAAAAAGGAACACTTCCTTGTACAGCGGCTTAGGAAATCAGATGCATTTATCCCAAAGCTTTCTTTGGTAGCGTTAGATGAGAAGAAGGAAATTGTGGGCCATATTCTACTGACTAGCGTAAAAATAGTAAATCAAAATGAAGAGAATGAATCTCTTGCTCTAGCTCCTGTTTCAGTTGCTCCAGAGTATCAAAGTAAAGGAGTTGGAAAAACCCTTATTCGTGAGGCCATTCAAAGAGCAATTGCACTTAGACATACCTCCATCATTGTTCTCGGACACAAAGACTACTATCCCAAATTCGGTTTCAAACGTGCAGATTTATGGAACATTTCTGCACCATTCCCAGTGCCAGCTGAATCTTTTATGGCGCTAGAGTTAACTGAAGGTTCACTACAACATGTACAAGGAACGGTTGTTTATCCGAAGGAATTTATGGAGTGA
- a CDS encoding IS110 family transposase translates to MVYSTFNHIQGKIGSRWAQLVRETGPENLLLVAIDAAKYTPKVIITSFYGDILVKPFDIDSSMSGFHKLKSLIESTKSSHNLTKVVIGIETTGHYYEHLVYKCHLEGYHVRTVNAATTAKERETLLNWSKTDNLDLMAIIQSVIHGRGTSNELPSGDIHNLRKLTRARRELVSERTKTKNLILMHMDHIFREFQGKTVWMKGKRYLSKPFSKVFGKGSIYLMRHHPHPSDILELGVKGLREISQRENLKIRDKTIQTLIEFAKDSITLPKEQVEADIYLLNQKLDRLEFLEKQIKRLEMKIEELFVTTDGAVILSVQGIGLVTGAELAAEMGDISDFDQAGQLIKLAGTNPIVKQSGGNQPAYYGVSRQGRRPFRNIVYQVGKSLAVNNPEMHQRYLALKERGKHSRQAYIALGNRMVRLAFSMIRNQTLYQTKAENYTLFDEISKKIRKANVEKFFKAHVLSIQ, encoded by the coding sequence GTGGTATATTCAACATTTAATCATATTCAAGGAAAGATTGGAAGTCGATGGGCGCAACTGGTGAGAGAGACTGGACCTGAAAACTTATTGTTAGTGGCGATCGATGCAGCCAAATATACACCTAAAGTTATTATAACTTCGTTCTACGGGGATATATTGGTAAAACCATTTGATATAGATTCCTCTATGTCAGGATTTCATAAGCTTAAATCGCTAATAGAGAGTACAAAGAGTAGTCACAATTTGACGAAAGTGGTTATTGGTATTGAGACTACAGGACACTATTACGAACATCTCGTCTATAAATGCCATTTAGAAGGGTATCACGTTCGAACTGTTAATGCGGCCACTACCGCAAAAGAAAGGGAAACATTATTAAACTGGTCTAAGACTGATAATTTAGATTTGATGGCCATCATACAATCTGTCATCCATGGTAGGGGTACCTCTAACGAGCTACCATCCGGTGATATTCATAACCTTCGGAAGTTGACTAGAGCTAGACGGGAATTAGTCTCGGAGCGTACGAAAACGAAGAACTTAATTCTTATGCATATGGATCATATTTTCCGTGAATTTCAGGGGAAAACGGTGTGGATGAAAGGAAAAAGATATCTATCCAAACCCTTCTCAAAAGTATTTGGGAAAGGCTCTATTTACTTGATGAGGCATCATCCCCATCCTTCTGACATCTTAGAGTTAGGCGTAAAAGGGTTGAGAGAGATTTCTCAACGAGAAAATTTAAAAATTCGTGATAAGACAATTCAAACCTTGATTGAATTTGCCAAGGATTCCATCACTTTACCAAAGGAACAAGTAGAAGCAGATATTTATTTACTAAACCAGAAGTTAGATAGATTGGAGTTCTTAGAGAAGCAAATCAAAAGGTTAGAGATGAAAATAGAGGAGTTATTTGTTACTACGGACGGAGCCGTTATCCTTTCCGTTCAAGGGATTGGGTTAGTAACTGGTGCGGAACTGGCTGCAGAAATGGGAGACATTTCTGATTTTGATCAAGCTGGTCAACTTATTAAGCTCGCTGGAACGAATCCAATCGTAAAACAATCTGGTGGAAACCAACCTGCTTATTATGGGGTTTCTAGACAAGGCAGGAGGCCTTTCAGGAATATTGTCTATCAAGTAGGAAAATCGCTAGCTGTTAATAACCCTGAGATGCATCAACGCTACCTAGCATTGAAAGAAAGAGGAAAGCATTCGCGTCAAGCCTATATTGCCTTAGGCAATAGAATGGTTAGACTTGCATTCTCTATGATCCGCAACCAAACGCTTTACCAAACCAAGGCAGAGAATTACACTCTCTTTGATGAAATAAGCAAGAAAATACGGAAAGCAAATGTAGAGAAATTCTTTAAAGCTCATGTTTTATCCATCCAGTAA
- a CDS encoding DUF402 domain-containing protein — MLKRRHGDRSEWKRIFKRQYTQKFMDTDDFKGYVTLLQIHKVTEPLFVNYEEKSLCIVDDGYMWLQHFPSNEHYSLTTMFDANGEVVQWYIDITNENGVENNLPYTDDLFLDIIVLSTGEVIQKDADELEEALIRGTINQAQYQLAWAESNKINQQIENNEFNLMELAKSHLKILLED, encoded by the coding sequence ATGTTAAAAAGAAGACACGGAGACCGCTCAGAATGGAAGCGGATCTTTAAACGGCAGTACACACAGAAGTTTATGGATACAGATGACTTCAAAGGGTACGTCACCTTACTTCAAATACATAAAGTGACGGAGCCGTTATTCGTAAACTATGAAGAAAAGAGTCTATGCATTGTAGATGATGGGTATATGTGGCTTCAGCATTTTCCAAGCAATGAACATTACTCTTTAACGACTATGTTTGATGCTAATGGCGAAGTTGTTCAATGGTACATAGATATAACGAATGAAAACGGAGTAGAGAACAATCTTCCGTACACAGACGATCTTTTCTTGGACATCATTGTGCTTTCGACAGGGGAAGTCATCCAGAAAGATGCGGACGAATTGGAGGAAGCACTCATTAGAGGGACGATTAATCAGGCCCAATATCAACTCGCCTGGGCAGAATCAAACAAAATTAATCAACAGATTGAAAATAATGAATTTAATCTGATGGAACTGGCAAAATCACATTTGAAGATTTTATTGGAGGATTAG
- a CDS encoding histidine phosphatase family protein: MSKNIYIVRHCEAEGQPAESRLTEKGNEQAQELAGIFSNTPIARIVSSPFMRAIQSIEPLSKETNIKIEVDDRLAERTLSSIDLPDWMEKLEATYEDLDLKYEGGESSREAMDRIVQVVEEALETDAENTIIVTHGNIMSLLIRNYQTNFGFEDWKNLRNPDVYLLRRVDESGGGDHCLSPHPRSNTLTSIR; the protein is encoded by the coding sequence ATGTCTAAAAACATATACATAGTCAGGCATTGTGAAGCTGAAGGGCAACCGGCGGAATCAAGGCTTACAGAAAAGGGAAATGAGCAAGCACAAGAGTTAGCGGGTATTTTCTCCAACACGCCAATAGCCCGTATCGTTTCAAGTCCTTTTATGCGCGCCATTCAATCTATTGAACCATTAAGCAAGGAAACGAATATAAAAATAGAAGTGGATGATCGCTTGGCTGAACGCACACTAAGTTCCATAGATTTACCAGACTGGATGGAAAAACTGGAAGCGACCTACGAAGATTTAGACCTGAAATATGAGGGTGGCGAATCAAGCAGAGAGGCGATGGACCGGATTGTACAAGTGGTAGAAGAAGCTCTAGAAACTGACGCCGAAAATACTATAATAGTGACACATGGAAATATCATGTCGCTGCTTATTAGAAATTACCAAACTAACTTTGGATTTGAGGACTGGAAGAACCTTAGGAATCCTGATGTGTACCTTTTGCGGAGAGTCGATGAGAGTGGTGGGGGTGACCACTGCCTGTCCCCTCACCCCCGCTCCAACACCCTAACAAGCATACGATGA
- a CDS encoding DUF4275 family protein, producing MKVRKEIRKELEVLETLNWGGYFRKSWEYNFAGHLSKEEKNAIYLDSFLWHLCSWEAVKCSTKGEAVRFFHAQEKDKCLIFYQHLDTVYKVENAKSLIVRDLLYNPSHLLYGDIYVMDWEKKWTFMMTHERECGPYFICT from the coding sequence ATGAAAGTTAGAAAGGAAATTAGGAAAGAATTAGAGGTGTTAGAGACACTAAATTGGGGAGGGTATTTCCGCAAATCTTGGGAATATAATTTCGCTGGTCATTTGTCTAAAGAAGAAAAGAATGCTATTTACCTAGACAGTTTCTTATGGCACTTATGTAGTTGGGAAGCGGTAAAATGTTCTACTAAAGGGGAAGCTGTTAGGTTTTTTCATGCACAGGAAAAAGATAAATGTTTAATTTTTTATCAGCACCTGGATACAGTCTATAAGGTGGAAAATGCGAAAAGTTTGATTGTCCGGGATCTTCTTTATAATCCTTCTCATTTGCTCTATGGCGATATATATGTGATGGACTGGGAGAAGAAATGGACATTTATGATGACGCACGAAAGAGAATGTGGCCCATATTTTATTTGTACTTGA
- a CDS encoding MFS transporter → MASIPLIMTLGNSMLIPVLPMLEKELDISSFQSSMIITSYSVASIFLIPIAGYLSDRFGRKMIILPSLILALIGGLISGFASWKIDDPYTWIIIGRIIQGVGAAGATPIILPLVGDLYQDDDEKTSSCLGIIETSNTFGKVLSPILGSLLAAVLWYLPFFSISIFSLISILMVLVFIKVPKKKDKPLALNIFIQNTKKIFQKEGKWLYTTFVIGIYAMLILFGLLFYLSDILEKTHDLHGVKKGLYLAVPLFTLCVSSYITGKVIKGNIELMRKILLVSLGVIALTIVFVEYQNEKIFLLLTISSFIGISIGAMLPTLDALITENVEKEEKGTISSLYSSSRFIGVAAGPPIMSVVMKNHLLISLYLSSALAIIIGILVFIFVQNVKPKKSTLW, encoded by the coding sequence ATGGCTTCCATCCCTCTTATTATGACGCTGGGCAATTCTATGCTTATTCCTGTTTTGCCAATGCTCGAAAAAGAATTGGACATCTCCTCCTTCCAATCGAGTATGATCATCACTTCTTACTCTGTTGCTTCTATTTTTTTAATACCTATTGCGGGTTATTTATCTGACCGGTTTGGCAGGAAAATGATTATATTGCCCAGTTTAATACTGGCGCTTATCGGGGGATTAATTTCCGGATTTGCTTCTTGGAAAATAGATGATCCATATACTTGGATTATCATCGGTAGGATCATACAAGGCGTTGGGGCAGCAGGCGCGACCCCAATCATTTTGCCGCTTGTCGGAGATCTATATCAGGATGACGACGAGAAGACCAGTTCTTGTCTCGGAATCATTGAAACGTCCAATACATTTGGGAAGGTTCTTAGTCCCATCTTAGGTTCGCTATTGGCGGCTGTCCTATGGTACCTTCCTTTCTTTTCAATATCTATTTTCAGTTTGATTTCCATCTTAATGGTCCTTGTTTTTATCAAAGTACCTAAGAAAAAAGATAAGCCACTCGCCCTGAATATATTTATTCAGAACACCAAAAAGATTTTTCAAAAAGAAGGAAAATGGCTTTATACCACCTTTGTTATCGGTATATATGCCATGCTGATTCTATTTGGCTTATTATTTTATCTATCAGATATTCTTGAAAAAACGCATGACCTGCATGGTGTGAAAAAAGGATTATATTTAGCGGTTCCTTTGTTTACCCTCTGCGTCTCTTCCTATATCACAGGAAAAGTCATCAAAGGGAATATCGAATTGATGAGAAAAATTCTTTTGGTATCCCTTGGGGTCATCGCATTAACCATTGTTTTTGTTGAATATCAAAATGAAAAGATTTTTTTATTGCTCACCATCTCGAGTTTTATCGGTATTAGCATAGGGGCAATGTTGCCCACGCTTGATGCATTGATTACTGAAAATGTAGAAAAGGAAGAGAAAGGCACCATCTCATCCCTTTATAGCTCTTCCAGGTTCATTGGAGTCGCTGCAGGTCCACCAATCATGTCAGTCGTAATGAAAAACCATCTACTAATAAGTCTTTATCTGTCTAGTGCGTTGGCAATCATTATTGGGATTCTAGTTTTTATTTTCGTCCAAAATGTAAAGCCAAAGAAAAGCACACTCTGGTAG
- a CDS encoding GNAT family N-acetyltransferase, whose amino-acid sequence MLTKEQLQQVKELQTVCEKVGGFQLKLNEDMLETRNEESKEDFFHYEDGRLVGFLGCYGFGNKVEMTGMVHPDYPRKGIFKKLFSAAVAEVKKQENTTILLNAPSTSQSAKKFLNRIPCTFEVAEYQMKWEAGELHDDPAVTIRPSTSQEDFEAEIQLEVACFGFTEQEARNFNQRMKELNSEDMFIIEAEGQTAGKIRVSETNGEAWIYGFAVSRELQGKGIGRKALSKVVKIESEKGLPVFLEVEARNAHALKLYESCGFRSYHSQDYYKYES is encoded by the coding sequence ATGCTAACTAAAGAACAGCTACAACAAGTTAAAGAACTTCAAACCGTTTGCGAAAAAGTAGGTGGGTTCCAGCTGAAACTGAATGAAGATATGCTCGAAACCCGCAATGAGGAAAGTAAAGAGGACTTCTTTCATTATGAAGATGGACGTCTTGTCGGATTCCTTGGCTGCTATGGTTTTGGAAATAAAGTAGAGATGACAGGAATGGTTCACCCGGACTACCCCAGGAAAGGAATTTTTAAAAAATTATTTAGTGCAGCGGTGGCAGAGGTGAAAAAGCAGGAGAATACGACAATATTATTGAATGCGCCAAGCACCTCTCAAAGCGCAAAGAAATTCTTAAACCGTATTCCGTGTACATTCGAGGTGGCAGAGTACCAGATGAAATGGGAAGCAGGCGAGTTGCATGACGATCCTGCTGTGACCATTAGACCATCAACGTCCCAAGAGGATTTTGAAGCGGAAATTCAACTGGAAGTGGCTTGCTTTGGTTTTACAGAACAAGAAGCCCGAAACTTTAATCAGCGGATGAAGGAACTCAACAGTGAGGACATGTTCATCATTGAAGCGGAAGGCCAAACTGCTGGAAAAATTCGTGTATCTGAAACAAACGGAGAAGCTTGGATATATGGGTTTGCCGTTTCTCGTGAGCTGCAAGGAAAAGGAATAGGACGAAAAGCTCTATCCAAAGTGGTGAAAATAGAGTCGGAAAAAGGGCTGCCAGTCTTTTTGGAAGTAGAAGCGAGGAATGCCCATGCGCTGAAACTCTATGAATCTTGTGGATTTAGGAGTTATCATTCTCAGGATTATTATAAGTATGAAAGTTAG
- a CDS encoding GNAT family N-acetyltransferase translates to MPLPGDGPAVHDAIIHSLPELKPWMIFAQHDQAVEDVEANIRESHAEFLQRKDLRLLVFLKETGEFVASSGLHRIDWSIPKFEIGYWIDSRHSGKGYITEAVEGISQFAFEQLEANRVEIRCDSNNVKSRAVAERAGYTLEGILRNSERNVNGELRDTCVFAKVK, encoded by the coding sequence ATGCCGCTGCCAGGAGACGGTCCGGCGGTACATGATGCTATCATTCATTCTCTTCCTGAGCTTAAGCCGTGGATGATCTTCGCGCAACATGACCAGGCAGTGGAGGATGTGGAAGCGAATATTAGGGAGAGTCATGCAGAGTTTCTACAGCGAAAAGATTTGAGACTCTTAGTTTTCTTAAAAGAAACCGGTGAATTCGTGGCGTCGTCAGGCTTGCATCGGATCGACTGGTCCATCCCGAAGTTTGAGATCGGTTATTGGATCGATTCCAGGCATAGTGGCAAGGGCTACATAACAGAAGCGGTGGAAGGAATCAGCCAGTTCGCATTTGAACAATTGGAAGCAAATCGCGTGGAGATTCGCTGCGATTCTAATAATGTGAAGAGTAGGGCGGTTGCAGAAAGAGCGGGATATACGCTGGAAGGAATTCTTAGGAATAGTGAGCGCAATGTGAATGGGGAATTACGGGATACGTGTGTGTTTGCTAAAGTAAAGTGA
- a CDS encoding dimethylarginine dimethylaminohydrolase family protein, whose protein sequence is MSLFSKSPMRPHASSEYDVLQKVILCKPEYMTIREVINETQKKFKNEGIHIEIAMAQHKKFVETLEDHGVEVILLPAIKMFPEQVFTRDIGFTLGNILFVAEMANKIRQGEEEVLKSMLEEKDISYLNLKGDMIEGGDVIINGETVYVGVSNRTNEVAIEHLQSILPHYEVVKVPFEEKYLHLDCVFNIISPTEALYYPGAFTQKELDIISSRFELIAVTEDEQFTLGTNVLNIGNKKIFSLPVNPKVNAELTKRGFEVIEVDIIEIIKSGGSFRCCTLPILRG, encoded by the coding sequence ATGTCGTTATTTTCTAAAAGCCCAATGAGGCCGCATGCAAGCAGTGAGTATGATGTGTTGCAAAAAGTGATTCTGTGCAAACCAGAATATATGACGATTCGTGAAGTCATCAATGAAACACAGAAAAAGTTTAAGAATGAAGGAATTCACATTGAAATCGCCATGGCACAACATAAAAAATTCGTAGAAACATTGGAGGACCATGGGGTGGAGGTCATTCTTTTGCCTGCCATCAAAATGTTTCCAGAGCAAGTTTTTACCCGTGATATCGGCTTCACACTTGGAAATATTCTGTTTGTCGCGGAAATGGCCAATAAAATCAGACAAGGCGAAGAAGAGGTCCTAAAGAGCATGTTGGAGGAAAAGGACATTTCCTATTTGAATTTAAAAGGGGACATGATTGAAGGAGGCGATGTCATCATCAATGGAGAAACGGTGTATGTCGGCGTGAGTAACCGGACAAACGAGGTCGCCATCGAACATCTACAAAGCATCCTGCCCCATTATGAAGTAGTGAAAGTTCCATTCGAAGAAAAATACTTACATCTCGATTGCGTGTTCAATATCATTTCACCAACCGAAGCGCTATACTATCCAGGAGCATTCACACAAAAAGAACTAGACATCATCTCCTCGCGGTTTGAACTAATCGCAGTAACAGAAGACGAACAGTTCACCCTTGGCACAAACGTACTCAACATTGGCAACAAAAAAATCTTCAGCCTCCCCGTAAACCCAAAAGTGAACGCCGAACTCACCAAAAGGGGATTCGAAGTAATAGAAGTCGACATCATCGAAATCATCAAATCCGGAGGGTCTTTCCGCTGTTGTACCCTGCCTATACTACGTGGGTAG
- a CDS encoding nitroreductase family protein, translated as MESNISSLAQIIRERRSIKAGYSNKEVTQETVLELLDDAVWAPNHGLREPWRFIFVSSSEKNGFVEKLVKTFPQEMQENRRNYFNQPAAILIVVMEEDPRQKQWEENFGAVSCLIQNFQLLAWEKKLGVVWKTNPHIYDPKVHKILGVQPGEKIAGFLHMGYFEQMPPQRERKSAESKLTVFKNN; from the coding sequence ATGGAATCTAACATATCAAGTTTAGCTCAAATCATACGGGAGCGACGTTCTATAAAAGCTGGTTATTCCAACAAAGAAGTGACACAGGAAACCGTGCTAGAACTCCTGGACGATGCAGTCTGGGCACCCAATCATGGATTGCGCGAACCTTGGAGGTTTATTTTTGTTTCTTCAAGTGAGAAGAATGGTTTTGTGGAAAAACTGGTGAAGACATTCCCCCAAGAGATGCAAGAGAACAGAAGAAATTATTTTAATCAACCAGCCGCTATCTTGATCGTGGTGATGGAGGAAGATCCGAGGCAAAAGCAATGGGAGGAAAACTTCGGGGCTGTGAGCTGCCTTATACAGAACTTCCAGCTGCTAGCTTGGGAGAAAAAGCTTGGCGTTGTCTGGAAAACCAATCCGCATATATACGACCCTAAGGTTCATAAGATTTTAGGCGTACAGCCTGGTGAAAAAATAGCCGGTTTCTTGCATATGGGATACTTTGAACAAATGCCACCACAACGTGAACGAAAGTCCGCAGAGAGCAAATTGACGGTGTTTAAAAATAATTAA
- a CDS encoding LysE family transporter: MNSIFTYIFLGVSLAAPIGPVNAAQLDKGLRLGFGHAWIFGVGALVADICYMLLVYMGMIHFIEQPMMQAFLWLFGFFVLTYTGIESLVKSGKSTFVDGPKGKTTLLGSWTSGFLLSISNPLTILFWLGIYGSVLAKTASSFSSNQLAIYSAAIICGILLWDLFMATISSIARNLLHTNFLVVISIISSLSMIGFGIYFGVEAFRLLFM; encoded by the coding sequence ATGAATTCCATTTTTACTTACATATTTTTAGGAGTGTCACTCGCAGCACCGATTGGACCGGTCAATGCTGCGCAGTTGGATAAAGGATTGCGACTCGGTTTTGGACATGCTTGGATTTTTGGTGTCGGGGCACTTGTCGCTGATATATGCTATATGTTGCTTGTTTATATGGGGATGATCCATTTCATTGAACAGCCGATGATGCAGGCGTTTCTCTGGCTTTTCGGCTTTTTCGTGCTTACCTACACCGGGATAGAAAGCTTGGTGAAAAGCGGGAAATCCACGTTTGTGGATGGACCAAAAGGAAAGACGACATTGCTTGGATCTTGGACTTCCGGCTTCCTGCTTTCCATCTCTAACCCACTTACGATCCTGTTTTGGCTTGGTATTTATGGATCCGTTCTTGCAAAAACAGCCTCCTCTTTTTCAAGTAACCAGCTGGCAATTTATAGTGCGGCCATCATCTGCGGGATTCTACTTTGGGATTTGTTCATGGCTACGATATCAAGTATTGCGAGGAACCTGTTGCATACTAATTTCCTTGTCGTGATATCTATTATTTCCTCTTTGTCGATGATTGGTTTCGGCATTTATTTTGGAGTGGAGGCATTTAGGTTGTTGTTTATGTAA
- a CDS encoding amino acid permease: MSKASCSSKQTTGDLAWWQLSLIGIGCTIGIGFFLGSSLGVKLAGASIIFSFLIGAAGTYIVYSRLAKMTVKDPQEGSFCYYAGKAFGKWAGFSCGWNYWCSNILIMGSQLTALGLLSQFWFPDVPLWIFSAGYAVLSFFVVMLGTKGFDKMEDLFAIIKVAAIVMFIAIALGIYFGWIKGDGGSGGNMPNTIKEWMPLGLKGVWSSLIYAFYAYGGIEVIGLMAMQLKKKEDTLKAGTIMMFFLMILYVGSLGLAVSLAAFEKFNEKESPFVTALTNYDLSFFPHVFNGAIIIAGFSTMTAALFGVTTLLVTLAKDGDAPKLFQKKLQFRELPLPSLLLGVVGLAASVLCAFALPGKVFEYITTAAGLLLLYNWIFILLSSFKLEKKGKVVSVVGLLLLLLAISGTVVEKTVRNGFFISILFVALIGIVTLIMQRKWKKGGGKKLKYS; encoded by the coding sequence ATGTCAAAAGCCTCTTGCAGTTCCAAACAAACAACAGGTGATCTAGCCTGGTGGCAACTGTCACTAATAGGAATCGGATGCACAATTGGCATCGGCTTTTTCCTAGGATCTTCTCTTGGAGTCAAACTTGCTGGCGCTTCCATCATCTTTTCCTTTTTAATTGGAGCCGCCGGTACCTATATCGTGTACAGCAGATTAGCCAAAATGACCGTTAAAGATCCACAGGAAGGTTCGTTTTGCTATTACGCTGGGAAAGCATTTGGTAAATGGGCTGGATTCAGCTGTGGCTGGAATTACTGGTGCTCCAACATCCTAATCATGGGTAGTCAGCTGACTGCCCTAGGCTTGTTATCTCAATTTTGGTTTCCAGACGTGCCGCTTTGGATCTTCTCAGCAGGCTACGCCGTTTTGTCGTTTTTCGTAGTGATGCTTGGGACCAAAGGCTTTGATAAAATGGAAGACCTTTTCGCTATTATTAAGGTCGCAGCCATTGTGATGTTTATCGCTATTGCGTTGGGTATTTATTTTGGCTGGATTAAGGGAGATGGCGGTAGCGGGGGCAATATGCCGAACACTATCAAAGAATGGATGCCTCTAGGTTTGAAAGGGGTTTGGTCTTCGCTTATTTATGCCTTCTACGCATACGGCGGCATCGAAGTCATCGGACTCATGGCCATGCAGCTGAAAAAGAAAGAAGACACATTAAAAGCCGGAACTATCATGATGTTCTTTTTAATGATTCTCTATGTAGGCTCCCTTGGACTTGCCGTTAGCCTTGCTGCCTTTGAAAAATTTAATGAAAAGGAAAGTCCGTTTGTGACCGCCCTAACCAATTACGATCTTTCGTTTTTTCCACATGTGTTCAACGGGGCCATCATCATCGCCGGTTTCTCTACCATGACCGCCGCATTGTTTGGAGTAACGACTCTTTTAGTTACACTGGCTAAAGATGGAGACGCACCAAAACTATTTCAGAAAAAATTACAGTTTAGAGAGCTACCTCTTCCCTCTCTGTTACTTGGAGTGGTGGGATTGGCAGCCTCCGTACTTTGTGCCTTTGCGCTGCCAGGCAAGGTGTTCGAATACATCACCACCGCTGCCGGATTATTATTGTTGTATAACTGGATATTCATCTTGCTGTCGTCCTTTAAATTGGAGAAAAAAGGGAAAGTGGTCTCCGTTGTGGGGCTGCTGCTGTTGCTCTTAGCCATAAGCGGAACCGTCGTCGAAAAGACCGTCCGGAATGGCTTCTTTATCAGCATTCTCTTTGTAGCGTTGATTGGAATCGTTACCCTTATCATGCAACGGAAATGGAAAAAAGGCGGCGGGAAGAAGTTGAAGTATAGTTGA
- the gvpU gene encoding gas vesicle accessory protein GvpU has protein sequence MAKKEENVSTDDAVMQMLLDLTDKDGVEIGITLNISGTVVAGTLVGPHTYYEGIIASADEVENSTLKHVLHKKFTDLKEAYISERQEEEEKKKQDMIATFIHLKDAAYISANTQSPIKSHAWWRGRIDSIDGFSFKL, from the coding sequence TTGGCGAAAAAAGAGGAAAACGTATCCACCGATGATGCGGTAATGCAAATGTTGCTTGATTTAACGGACAAAGATGGTGTAGAGATAGGAATCACGTTAAATATTAGTGGAACAGTGGTAGCGGGAACGCTTGTAGGACCGCATACTTATTATGAAGGTATCATTGCCTCGGCAGATGAGGTGGAAAATAGCACCCTCAAGCACGTTCTACATAAAAAATTCACGGATCTTAAAGAGGCCTATATTAGTGAACGTCAAGAGGAAGAAGAGAAAAAAAAGCAGGATATGATCGCTACTTTTATTCATTTAAAAGATGCTGCGTATATCTCTGCGAACACGCAATCTCCTATCAAAAGTCATGCATGGTGGCGTGGAAGAATTGATTCCATTGATGGGTTTTCATTTAAGCTTTAA